One window of the Salvelinus alpinus chromosome 13, SLU_Salpinus.1, whole genome shotgun sequence genome contains the following:
- the LOC139537578 gene encoding rho GTPase-activating protein 32-like isoform X3 — MKSRPTKQKLKQRGILRERVFGCDLGEHLLNSGHDVPQVLKSCTEFIEKHGVVDGMYRLSGIASNIQKLRHEFDSEQIPDLTKDVYIQDIHCVGSLCKLYFRELPNPLLTYQLYEKFSEAVSAATDEERLIKIHDVIQQLPPPHYRTLEFLMRHLSHLATFSYVTNMHSKNLAIVWAPNLLRSKQIESACFSGTAAFMEVRIQSVVVEFILNHVDVLFNPKLSSLIREGAGHNSLSRPKSLLVSSPSTKLLTLEEAQARTQAQINSPVTADSKYIEVGEGPAALQGKFHTVIEFPTERKRPPIKSKKSPVGSWRSFFNLGKSSSMSKRKLHRNPSEPNELKAMAGGRGDTGTLRSAKSEESLTSLHNVEGESKVYRPRRPRSSSDALSASFNGDLLDSHTWQHCNFYDNLTQGHSGGPTRDRGNSNGDEGPIHVPALISPPCLANEDVDLSLPDIGMASLDFDPMSFQCSLHDGSFSFPLGLSDVAMGAAGESTSLKRSQGGIDNGSVPVSPSLPGKFTFPFLSPDLSPATRKKAESKKLTCSVSFPDKPLQAVSPIKLKATILAISEPFAMEFPSRLTENYDVPQPPPSSSGQPGDSPPLMGSVLLRTGEPSLSEAFQMELHCKLSTFDNYINTESQVSTEESTAQQPSATSSQEQPGAVASLDSPNGTPSPLSSSSVSPLPPLPPQKNSAHMLALAESAQQDSILTQRSSQTQSPIRPKVPSHSLDWTPPTAPCPQTSLKKGPRSGAAQNPTLSTTTPNIAPSSSLPPTTPTDKQPSQSASHQSISMSASAKSPSTPPRARQDIDFTPPASPQHQCITTPSRPPAHVSPTRRSPERQQPAMGQVAVSSTGSSTTTPSSKEMGVLPQPAPEVHVNDSVWSPTLPKPLEQPVAVLQPQPPPQSQPHIQSHPHPQAQSQPHPQPNARVAPTPDEQVERPWEAIKPVQPRMEPATRHHAHGPTPPVRSIESKLATAVLSHTESANPAIFHNILAEASTPEEALTHPPPPALKSSTHQSAYLYHTKREAALLEPPEEAYYRQRAIPMGKPSYHYRPDSVPSHLSYVSRSEPQIPYSSRTDHRYNTHAHSRSYHQSMKHRGPPRRGEYISPGPGYGPMEGAPVYPAIRRVHSLHVPSTIRSVPIQRTEVPPDDELLYYQRPFYQCKAYQQQPQQSSQADYHVTQLQPYFENGRVQYRYGPYSPGANPLDAPYYDVDPYGTIRLRHLHSFSSRDLRPTLSQSGGKAGGYHYLSRPVLQPGKEQSLFSRDVPPGHGSKGATFYFAWDPEESERLRMHSIHRESQARQKVRGPVMSQYDNLGLFMPGDLGGYETLHLRSNSDPSKSVLMSAESKDGCYGVPPGSQHAPRHLVSDPDVLMYMETENHCQGTVTGDKQSSSRACEASHSHQVQHPPCNQSHQQDPSRHDPGDGARSFQPRYQRSDPDRHPNRAKTPGGYQDKDDQQQQSAPVKAQAPPKPERSQCVQEQQQHYSQAAMPKPDREYSYQPHGGQQRHSTMTVQSHYDNMDDYHPAALPQPQAPMQNPCGGSSGSFPTNPGFTGSHSNRAYSTALGQGAFIPAKLALQRPETEIHAE; from the exons GAGGCCGTCTCCGCAGCTACAGATGAGGAGCGGCTCATCAAAATACATGATGTCATCCAGCAGCTGCCGCCGCCGCATTACAG GACTTTGGAGTTCCTCATGAGGCACCTGTCCCATCTGGCCACCTTCAGTTACGTTACCAACATGCACAGCAAGAACCTGGCCATCGTCTGGGCCCCCAACCTACTGAG GTCCAAGCAGATCGAGTCAGCCTGCTTCAGCGGCACGGCAGCCTTCATGGAGGTCCGCATCCAGTCGGTGGTGGTGGAGTTCATACTGAACCACGTAGACGTCCTCTTCAACCCCAAGCTCAGCTCGCTCATACGGGAGGGAGCAG GACACAACTCGTTGTCGCGGCCCAAGTCCCTGCTGGTGTCATCCCCCTCTACCAAGCTGCTGACCCTGGAGGAGGCCCAGGCCCGGACCCAGGCCCAGATCAACTCCCCAGTCACAGCCGACAGCAAGTACATTGAGGTGGGGGAGGGCCCTGCAGCCCTGCAGGGCAAGTTCCACACCGTCATCGAGTTCCCTACTGAGAG AAAGAGGCCCCCAATCAAGTCCAAGAAGTCTCCGGTGGGCAGCTGGCGCTCCTTCTTCAACCTGGGCAAGTCCTCGTCCATGTCCAAGCGCAAGCTGCACCGCAACCCCAGCGAACCCAACGAACTCAAGGCCATGGCAG GAGGCAGAGGGGACACTGGGACGCTCCGATCGGCCAAAAGCGAGGAGTCACTCACCTCGCTGCACAACGTTGAAG GAGAGTCGAAGGTGTACCGTCCGCGGCGCCCCCGCTCCAGCAGCGACGCCCTCTCGGCCTCCTTCAATGGGGACCTGTTGGACAGCCACACCTGGCAGCACTGCAATTTCTACGACAACCTGACCCAGGGCCACAGCGGGGGCCCCACCCGCGACAGAGGGAACAGCAACGGGGACGAGGGGCCCATCCACGTGCCCGCCCTTATTTCGCCTCCGTGTTTGGCCAACGAAGACGTGGACCTTAGCCTCCCCGACATCGGCATGGCCTCGTTGGACTTTGACCCCATGTCGTTCCAGTGCAGCCTGCATGACGGCTCTTTCTCCTTCCCCCTAGGGCTGAGTGATGTAGCCATGGGCGCTGCGGGTGAGAGCACCAGTCTAAAGAGGAGCCAAGGCGGCATTGACAATGGCTCGGTGCCAGTCTCACCCTCCTTACCGGGGAAGTTCACCTTCCCCTTCCTGTCACCTGACCTCAGCCCGGCCACGAGAAAGAAAGCTGAGAGCAAGAAGCTGACCTGCTCCGTGTCTTTCCCAGACAAACCGTTACAGGCTGTATCCCCTATAAAGTTGAAGGCGACCATTCTAGCCATTTCAGAGCCATTTGCCATGGAGTTTCCCAGTAGGCTTACGGAAAACTACGATGTTCCccagccccccccctcctcctcgggACAGCCCGGGGATTCTCCTCCATTAATGGGCTCAGTGCTGCTGAGGACAGGGGAGCCGTCGCTGAGTGAGGCCTTCCAGATGGAGCTGCACTGTAAACTCTCCACCTTCGACAATTACATCAACACTGAGAGCCAAGTCTCAACAGAAGAGAGCACTGCCCAGCAACCTTCAGCAACCAGTAGCCAGGAACAGCCAG GAGCCGTAGCTAGCCTGGACTCTCCAAATGGTACCCCTAGCCCTCTCAGCTCCTCCTCcgtgtcccccctccctcccttgccCCCTCAGAAGAACTCTGCCCACATGCTGGCCCTGGCAGAGTCTGCCCAACAGGACTCCATCCTGACCCAGAGGTCCTCCCAGACCCAGTCCCCCATCAGGCCCAAGGTGCCCTCACACTCCCTTGACTGGACCCCTCCCACAGCCCCGTGCCCCCAGACTTCCCTCAAGAAGGGACCCAGATCAGGAGCAGCCCAGAACCCAACCCTAAGCACCACCACCCCAAACATcgccccttcctcctctctccctcccaccaccccTACTGACAAACAGccaagccagtcagccagccatcaGTCCATCAGTATGTCCGCCAGTGCTAagtccccctccactcctcccagAGCCAGACAGGATATAGATTTCACCCCACCAGCATCCCCCCAGCACCAGTGTATCACCACTCCCTCCAGACCTCCTGCCCATGTGTCTCCCACTCGGAGGAGTCCAGAGAGGCAGCAGCCCGCCATGGgccaggtagcagtcagcagcaCTGGATCCTCCACCACCACTCCCAGCAGCAAGGAGATGGGTGTCCTGCCACAGCCTGCTCCTGAG GTCCATGTAAATGATAGCGTCTGGTCGCCAACTCTTCCAAAACCTTTGGAGCAGCCAGTGGCAGTTCTGCAGCCTCAACCTCCGCCTCAATCACAGCCTCATATACAGTCCCATCCTCACCCACAGGCCCAGTCACAGCCCCATCCCCAGCCTAATGCCAGAGTGGCCCCCACCCCAGACGAGCAGGTGGAGAGACCATGGGAGGCTATAAAGCCAGTACAGCCCCGCATGGAGCCTGCGACCCGCCATCATGCCCATGGGCCAACGCCTCCCGTCCGCTCCATCGAGAGCAAACTGGCAACCGCTGTCCTCAGCCACACAGAGTCTGCCAACCCTGCCATCTTCCACAACATCCTGGCAGAGGCCTCCACGCCTGAAGAGGCCCTCACCCATCCTCCCCCTCCCGCGCTAAAGTCTTCCACCCACCAGTCAGCCTACCTCTACCACACCAAGAGAGAGGCCGCCTTACTGGAGCCTCCTGAGGAGGCCTACTACCGCCAACGGGCTATTCCCATGGGGAAACCTTCATACCACTACCGGCCAGACAGTGTTCCGTCACACCTCTCCTACGTGTCCAGGTCGGAGCCTCAGATACCTTACAGTAGCCGCACGGACCACCGCTACAACACCCATGCTCACTCCAGATCCTACCACCAGTCTATGAAGCACCGCGGGCCCCCCAGGAGGGGTGAGTACATCTCCCCCGGCCCGGGCTATGGTCCAATGGAGGGAGCCCCAGTCTACCCCGCCATCCGCAGGGTGCACTCGCTACACGTGCCCTCAACCATCCGTTCGGTGCCCATCCAGCGGACCGAGGTTCCTCCGGACGACGAGCTCTTGTACTACCAGCGGCCCTTCTACCAGTGCAAGGCCTATCAGCAGCAGCCGCAACAGTCCTCTCAGGCCGACTACCACGTCACCCAGCTCCAGCCTTACTTTGAGAATGGCCGGGTGCAGTACCGTTACGGCCCCTATTCTCCTGGCGCCAACCCGCTGGACGCCCCTTACTACGACGTGGACCCCTATGGGACCATCCGGCTGCGGCACTTACACTCGTTCAGCAGCCGGGACCTGAGGCCCACCCTCAGCCAGTCGGGGGGCAAGGCGGGCGGCTACCACTACCTGTCCCGCCCTGTCCTTCAGCCGGGAAAGGAGCAAAGCTTGTTCAGCAGAGATGTGCCCCCGGGCCACGGCTCCAAGGGAGCCACCTTCTACTTTGCTTGGGACCCCGAGGAGTCGGAAAGGCTCCGGATGCATTCCATCCACAGGGAGAGCCAGGCAAGGCAGAAGGTCAGGGGTCCTGTCATGTCTCAGTATGACAACTTAGGCCTGTTCATGCCTGGCGACCTGGGGGGGTACGAAACCCTACACCTGCGCAGTAATTCAGACCCCAGCAAATCTGTGCTGATGTCTGCCGAGAGTAAAGATGGGTGTTACGGCGTACCGCCAGGATCCCAGCACGCTCCCCGACACTTGGTGTCAGACCCTGACGTCCTCATGTACATGGAGACAGAGAACCACTGTCAGGGGACTGTCACTGGGGACAAACAAAGCAGCTCCAGGGCCTGCGAGGCCTCCCACTCGCACCAAGTCCAACACCCACCCTGCAACCAGTCCCATCAGCAGGACCCCAGTCGACACGACCCAGGGGACGGAGCTCGGAGCTTCCAACCTCGCTACCAACGGTCCGATCCAGACCGGCATCCGAACAGGGCCAAAACACCCGGTGGTTACCAGGACAAAGATGACCAGCAACAACAGTCGGCCCCCGTCAAAGCGCAGGCCCCTCCCAAGCCTGAGCGGTCGCAATGCGTCcaagagcagcagcagcactacAGCCAAGCCGCCATGCCCAAGCCAGACAGAGAATACTCATATCAGCCCCACGGTGGGCAGCAGAGACACAGCACCATGACGGTGCAGTCCCACTACGACAACATGGATGACTACCACCCAGCAGCATTACCTCAGCCACAGGCCCCCATGCAAAACCCCTGTGGGGGCTCCTCGGGCTCTTTCCCCACCAACCCTGGCTTCACGGGCAGCCACAGCAACAGAGCGTACTCCACTGCCTTGGGCCAGGGTGCCTTCATCCCAGCTAAACTGGCCCTGCAGAGGCCCGAGACAGAAATACATGCAGAATGA